Proteins encoded in a region of the Mucilaginibacter sabulilitoris genome:
- a CDS encoding RNA polymerase sigma factor produces MRPDSDNLITTNDSELWDLFRDGNDAAYTQLIKKYSKPLFNYGYRICQDKDFLKDCIQDVFLELWNRRLRISSTPAVKWYLFKAVRLRIFREQSKWNRGEELDENYEFLVEFNIESKIITNLESAELTTRIKHILNALPPRQREIMYLRFYENLDFDNISQIMEISKQSVHNLLQKAYKNFRSEWIILLAVFLAS; encoded by the coding sequence ATGAGGCCCGACAGCGACAATTTAATTACCACGAATGATTCCGAACTTTGGGATCTGTTTCGTGATGGTAATGATGCTGCTTATACACAATTGATCAAAAAATATTCAAAGCCACTATTTAATTACGGGTACCGCATTTGCCAGGATAAGGATTTTTTGAAAGATTGTATACAAGATGTTTTCCTGGAGCTTTGGAACAGGAGGCTCCGGATCAGTTCGACGCCGGCAGTAAAGTGGTATTTATTCAAGGCAGTAAGGTTAAGAATATTTCGCGAACAAAGTAAATGGAACCGTGGCGAAGAACTCGATGAGAACTATGAATTTTTAGTTGAATTTAACATCGAATCAAAGATCATTACCAATCTTGAAAGCGCAGAACTCACAACAAGAATAAAACATATTCTGAATGCCCTCCCACCGCGTCAGCGGGAAATTATGTATTTGAGGTTTTATGAAAACCTCGATTTCGATAACATTTCGCAGATCATGGAAATCAGTAAGCAATCTGTACATAACCTGCTGCAAAAGGCATATAAAAACTTTCGTTCCGAATGGATTATCCTTCTCGCAGTGTTTTTAGCCTCCTGA
- a CDS encoding (deoxy)nucleoside triphosphate pyrophosphohydrolase encodes MSKPNIIPVAAAVIFKEGQLLIARRAAHKSQAGFWEFPGGKIEVGETPEACLLRELKEELAIEVKVNHFLMESIHHYDQISIVLKAYHCSYLNGDIQLHDHDLVEWISLSEFDQFNFAPADRPFLPYLISIQ; translated from the coding sequence ATGTCTAAGCCAAATATAATCCCTGTAGCCGCCGCAGTAATTTTTAAAGAAGGGCAATTATTGATCGCTCGGCGCGCGGCACATAAATCTCAAGCCGGATTTTGGGAGTTCCCGGGTGGAAAAATAGAGGTGGGAGAAACACCGGAAGCTTGTTTATTAAGAGAGCTCAAAGAAGAATTAGCCATTGAAGTTAAAGTGAATCATTTCCTGATGGAAAGTATTCATCACTACGATCAAATTTCCATTGTTTTGAAAGCTTATCATTGTTCTTATTTGAACGGAGATATCCAATTGCATGATCATGATCTAGTCGAATGGATCAGTCTCAGTGAATTTGATCAATTTAATTTTGCCCCAGCAGACCGACCTTTTTTACCTTATCTAATTTCAATTCAATGA
- a CDS encoding YDG/SRA domain-containing protein — MTTYIFGALPDLEEGDIFPNRKALTEAGIHKVLMGGIDGNPRQGASSIVLNGGYVDDFDLGDEIIYTGHGGNDPNTGRQIKDQSWESPGNKALLVSELHALPVRVTRGYKHHSAFSPKSGFVYGGLYQVTEHFEDRGKDGFLICRYRLQKIQPGSTMPPEPIQSLPAGNEDSKRQTSTVLRIVRDTKLSRELKALYDYTCQICGLRITIKGIGYAEAAHIKPLGKPHNGFDKADNLLCLCPNHHVMLDKGILTLTDEFEVLGGEYEKVTFKADHALDGENIRYHRAHIFINE, encoded by the coding sequence ATGACCACGTATATTTTTGGTGCCTTACCCGATCTGGAAGAGGGCGATATTTTTCCGAATCGAAAAGCTCTAACCGAGGCTGGCATTCATAAAGTGCTCATGGGTGGTATCGATGGAAATCCGCGCCAGGGCGCATCTTCTATTGTTTTAAATGGCGGTTATGTGGATGACTTTGACTTAGGAGACGAGATCATTTATACCGGTCATGGTGGTAATGATCCCAATACCGGAAGACAAATCAAAGATCAGAGTTGGGAAAGTCCTGGTAACAAAGCTTTATTGGTCAGTGAACTACATGCCTTACCGGTTAGGGTAACACGTGGCTATAAGCACCATTCTGCTTTTAGCCCAAAGTCAGGCTTTGTATATGGTGGTCTCTATCAAGTGACCGAGCATTTCGAAGATCGTGGGAAAGACGGTTTTTTAATCTGCCGTTACCGCCTGCAAAAAATCCAACCTGGTTCCACCATGCCGCCTGAACCGATTCAATCACTACCTGCCGGTAATGAAGATAGTAAAAGGCAGACTAGTACCGTTCTCCGTATCGTAAGGGATACCAAACTTTCACGGGAACTGAAAGCACTTTACGATTATACCTGCCAGATCTGCGGTCTTCGCATTACCATCAAAGGAATTGGCTACGCCGAAGCTGCCCATATTAAACCTCTAGGCAAGCCACACAACGGCTTTGATAAAGCTGACAATCTCTTGTGTTTATGCCCTAATCACCATGTCATGTTGGATAAAGGAATTCTCACTTTAACCGATGAATTTGAAGTTTTGGGTGGGGAATACGAAAAGGTGACTTTCAAGGCAGATCACGCCCTAGATGGGGAGAATATTCGCTACCATCGCGCGCACATTTTTATCAACGAGTAA
- a CDS encoding FecR family protein — translation MTDYSNFEVEDFLHDDFFIDWVLKGTQQDFWDQWLLKHPDRKIIVEKAHLIISAIVVQPLKDELTDADVNSIAAYVHEHGFTETIEPNIIPLKFHQTKWFRFAALFLAFVTAGLIFSRIRTGNNLKEQSLVQVTDPYLNVINNTRQTRLVRMNDGSLAVLKPGSGLKYLKTFKSKREVFLDGEAFFEIHKNPSMPFLVHSHDMIVRVLGTSFTVKSFNHDQEFKVIVNTGKVLVYNQKAVTTADKQKYTVTLIPNQQVIYEAKASQVTKETLTKPLTLSKEIAQKEFTFDNAPLSVIIEKIEKAYDVNIEYDKTKLGNINLTASLSDRPLDEKVKLICKAVNVSCQFVDGRIIIDNPNHIPTN, via the coding sequence GTGACCGATTATAGTAATTTCGAAGTCGAAGACTTTTTACATGACGATTTTTTTATCGACTGGGTTTTAAAAGGCACACAGCAGGACTTTTGGGACCAATGGCTTTTAAAACACCCCGACCGTAAAATCATTGTCGAAAAAGCGCATTTAATTATTTCTGCTATTGTTGTTCAACCGCTAAAGGATGAACTTACAGACGCAGATGTAAACTCCATCGCGGCATACGTTCATGAACATGGTTTTACCGAAACTATTGAGCCTAACATCATTCCGCTAAAATTTCACCAGACCAAATGGTTCAGGTTTGCCGCCCTGTTCCTGGCCTTTGTGACAGCGGGCTTAATATTTTCAAGAATAAGAACAGGCAACAATTTAAAAGAACAATCGCTTGTACAGGTTACTGACCCGTATTTAAACGTCATCAACAATACCAGACAAACCAGGCTTGTACGAATGAATGACGGTAGTTTGGCGGTATTAAAACCCGGATCCGGTTTAAAATACCTTAAAACTTTTAAAAGCAAAAGGGAGGTTTTTTTAGATGGTGAGGCTTTTTTTGAAATTCATAAAAACCCTTCGATGCCCTTCCTGGTGCACAGTCATGATATGATTGTCAGAGTATTGGGCACCAGTTTTACGGTTAAATCATTTAATCACGACCAGGAGTTTAAAGTAATAGTAAACACCGGCAAGGTGCTGGTATACAATCAAAAAGCAGTTACTACCGCTGATAAGCAAAAATATACGGTTACGCTGATACCCAACCAGCAGGTGATTTATGAAGCAAAAGCCTCGCAGGTAACAAAGGAAACTTTAACAAAGCCGCTAACACTTTCAAAAGAGATAGCCCAAAAAGAGTTCACATTTGATAATGCTCCGCTATCTGTCATTATTGAAAAGATAGAAAAAGCCTACGACGTTAATATTGAGTATGATAAAACCAAACTCGGCAACATCAATTTAACAGCATCACTGTCTGACAGGCCCCTTGATGAAAAAGTTAAACTGATTTGCAAGGCTGTAAACGTTTCGTGTCAATTTGTTGATGGCCGTATTATTATTGATAACCCAAACCATATCCCAACCAATTAA